The Desulfosoma sp. region GGGTGAAGCTTAAGGAACACTCAGATATTTGGGCGGAATTTTTTCTTTTCGTCATGCACAGTGATCAAAGCGCTTTTGCTGTTTTCAGCCAACAGAGACGTTCCTCAGCGATACCCATCCCCGATGTCGCCTTTGGCTATCGAGCCGCTAACGTGGTGTGTGCCGCCGCCGGCCCCTATTACGTGGAAGGGGTCGGATCCGCGGAGGATGAGCACCTCATGGAAGCCTTAACGGAAACCCTGAGCGCGCTCGTTCGATCCATTCCTTCATCGGACCAAATCCTGCGGACTCTGGAATGGTTTCCTGAGTCCCTTCGGGCTCATGAACGAGCTGTTCTTTATCTTGGGAGCGCTTTCGGTTATGACGGCTTTCAGGAAACCTTTGCGGTGCCTACGGGTGCAGATATGGATTCGATGACGGTTTTTGTGGCGAAATCAGTCAAGGATTGGAGCGGACGAGAGGCCGCCGAAGCTTATGTGCGGTACTTGGAAGAAGCCGGTGCGAAACGCCTTTCAGGAGCAAATCCGGATGAAGAATTGGTGATTGTGGACTTTTTTGGCTTTGTGGAAGTGGTGTTTTCCCACCAAGAGCTGGTGGCCGGAGTTCACGAAGCCGAACAAAAACAGACCGCAGAGCGTACCGCCTCGGAATTTCGTGAGAAGCTGAAAAACCGTAAGGCTTTGGATTTTAAGGAAGAGGAAGGCCGGTAGGGAAAGGGTGTTGGTAGGGCGGACGCATCGGTTTGAGGCTATGGGATTTTGGGTGCTTGTTCGGTCACCTAAGTTCGGCCGTTAGTGGTTAGGAAATCGGCGGACATGGGCGACGATCTTGATTAAATGGCTGATGATCGCATCGTAGGGCGGACACATGGGTTCGTCCCTACGGAGTCTTTGCCAGCCCGTTGGACAATGGAGCCCGGCTTTGCTGATTGTGCTGTTAGCATTCTTAAGTGGATGCTTGTAGGCCTTTTGGGTGCACGCCATGAAAAAACCTGAAGGCAGTTCATCCGTGGATTCTCCACGACGGCGATTTTTGGCTCGAGGACTACGCTATGGGTTAGGCTTGGCGGCCTTGTGGGCAACGGGCCTGAGTCACAGCGACTGGGTTGGGCCTACCGGTGAAACCGAAAAAGATAAAGAATGGCAAGGCCCCTTTGACTGGTCGGTTTCAAATGCCCCAAAAGCTGTGGTCGTAGTGACGGGTTCTAACCGAGCAGCTTGTTGCGAGGCCGGGTTGGCAGCTCTGGGCGGCATCAAACAATTCATCTCTCCGAAAGATCGCGTTTTCATTAAGGTGAACGCAGCCTTTGCAAGTCCACCGGCTCTCGGAGCCACATCCCATCCTGAACTGGTGGAAGCTGTGGTCCGTAGTTGCCTGAAAGCCGGAGCTTCCCAGGTTGTGGTTTCAGACAACCCCATCAACGACCCGGCCAGTTGCTTTCGACTGACGGGTATCGCCGATGCGGTTCGACGTAGCGGGGGTACCTTATGGATTCCCGAATCCCGCCGCTTTCAGGCGGTCACCCTGCCCGACGGCCGCTACCTGAACCAATGGCCATCTTGGACGGCACCTTTTTTGACTGCCGACAAAGTGATCAACTTGGCTCCGGTCAAGCATCACCATCGTGCCGGAGCTTCCATGATTTGCAAAAACTGGTACGGGCTTCTTGGAGGGCCACGAAACCTGTTTCATCAAAACGTGCATGACGTGATTGCTGAGCTGGCAGCTCTGTTTCGGCCCACTTTGGTGATCTTGGACGGCATCACGGCCATGATGACCAACGGCCCGACGGGAGGCTCCTTGGCTGACCTGAAGGAGACTCGAACACTCATCGTAAGTCCTGATCCCGTGGCTGCAGATGCTTTGGGAGCCCAGATTTTGAACATCGATCCGCATAAGCTGCCTTATCTGAGGCAGGCTGAAAGGTTTGGAGCAGGGTCTTTGGATCTGAAAAATATGGTTGTTCATCGTGTGCATGTTTAAGGATTTTCGGAGAGAAACTAAAACAAGGCTCCGGAAAATTGTGGGGCGGACATGTGGGACCGCCCCTCCAGGCTGTTGGAAAGTCCCGTTTGGCTCATGGCTTCGTGTTTGGGAGGCGGACACATGGGTCCGCCCCTACGGGCTAGCAGTCAATGACATTTTAAGGTAGAGGCGGGGGGGGGGCCGCCTCGCCCCCGCAAGTCCGAAATCGTGTCTTTCCCTGAAAGCTCGGGCGTCTTACCCGTAAAAATTGCGGCCCGGAAGCCTGGATTTCCAAAAAAACACAGCTTGGAGGATCACGGCGCGCCGTGACCCTATGTCATGGCCTGGAATGGCTCATTCTCAATTGTCGGATAAGCTCCTGGCTTTGATTCTACGCCGGTTTTTTGCGAGGCGGACACGTGGGGCCGTCCCTCCAGGCTGTTGGACGGTCCCGTTTGGCTCATGGCTTCGTGTTTGGGAGGCGGACACATGGGTCCGCCCCTACAAGGGTAGGGCAGGTTTGGTAACCTGGCAGCGGGTAAGGTGACGAGGACCGTGAAATCTGTCGTCAAAATGCTTCAGAGGCAGCAAGGAAAAAAGCCTTCATGCGCATCCATCACGTGCGACGTATCAGCCAAGCCTATTTTTTGATGCTCTTTCTGTTTTTCTGTGCCGTGACTCGGGTGGGCGTCCATTGGACGGAGATTCGTGCCTGGCCCGTCAATTGGTTTCTTCAACTGAATCCACTGAATGCTTTATCCACCGCCTTAGGCACAGGAACCCTTTTTGCCGGCCTTTTTTGGGGCCTCGTGACCCTTTCGATCACGCTTCTTTTCGGACGTTTCTTCTGCGGCTGGATTTGCCCTCTGGGAACACTGCATCACCTTATGGGCTGGCTGGCGTCACGTCGTCAAACCTTTTCCCAGCGCATGGCCGACAATGCCCCACACGGAGCGCACCAACTCAAATTCTACTTCCTCTTCTTTTTTCTCGGTATGGCGTGCGGTCCACTCTGGACCCTCGATCGGTGGGCACATTGGGAAACCGGAGCCAAAACGTTTACTCTTTTGGGCGCCGTTGTCTTTCTCGTTCTGGCCACCGGGTTTCGAGAAAAACAGCTTTCCCCCAAAGCACCTTTCCGGATTGAAGAAGGTCTCCTAGGCACCCTCGTGTTCGTTTTGGGTCTCCTTTTGGCTAGATTCCCCGCCGCTGTGGGATCATTGCAGACCGGCCTCTTGGATCCCATCGCTTTGATTCAAAGGTCATTGAACCAAGTAGTGTTTCCGGCCCTGGGACTTTTCCAACCGCAAGGGCTTTCCGGAAACCGATGGACTCAAGGGGCCTGGCTTCTCGGAACCGTCTTTTTTACTGCTTTGGGCCTCAACTTCATCAAACCCCGTTTCTATTGCCGTTACCTCTGTCCGGCCGGAGCTCTCATGCATCTTGTGGGACAAAGATCCTTGTGGCGCATGACAAGAATCGAAGACCGCTGCACCGACTGCAAACGCTGTGAAACGGTCTGTGATGCGGCCTGTCGACCTTCCGGGGAACTCATGGCAGGGGAATGCACTCTATGCAGCAATTGCCTGGTGATTTGTCCTGAAAAGGCTATTACTTACACTTGGGCCCAACCTGCTTTCGGAGTTTCTTCCTTGAGCCCGGTCAATTTGTCTCGACGTCGAACTTTGGCCGCTCTAGGCGTAGGACTTTTGGCTGCCCCTGTTTCTCGATTGGACGGCTTGGTGCAGCGGCGCTTTCCACCCACCGTGGTGCGACCTCCAGGATCCCTTCCGGAACCGGAATTCTTGCGCCGATGTATCAAATGCGGTCAGTGCCTACGCATTTGTCCCACCAATGTTTTGCAGCCTGCTTTATGGGAAGCGGGCCTGGAAGGGTTGTGGACACCGGTTTTGGATTTTCGAGCGGGAACCAGCGGCTGCCAGTACCAATGTGTGGCCTGCAGCCGCATCTGTCCCACGGCGGCTATTCGCAGACTTACCTTGGACGAAAAGCATGGTACCGGGGATTTTGCTGCGCGAGGCCCTGTTCGCATCGGAGCGGCTTTTGTGGACCGAAATCGTTGCCTGCCGTGGGCGTTTGGAAAGCCATGCATTGTGTGCGAAGAAAACTGCCCTGTAAGTCCCAAGGCGATTCAGACTGTAGAAACCCTGGAAAAACTGCCGCTGCCTCCCTTATGCGTCACCGCACGCGAAGGAAACCGCTGGATCGTGCATGGGTTTCGCCCATTAGAAAATGCGGTGCCTCTGGATAACCTCTGGCTGGTTCAGGACCCTTTGGATAGGTCTCAACACTGGCCCATTCGCGATTGGGGTGACGGATGGATTCAGGTGTCTTACGTTGAGCAAACGAGCGGCCAAGGAGAGGCATCCTTTGAGGATTCTCCATGCTCTGTTTACCTTGCGGTGAAACTGAAACGCCCTGTGGTGGATCTCACGCGATGCGTTGGATGCGGTATCTGTGAGCATGAATGTCCCGTTCGAGGGGTTCCGGCCATTCGCGTTTCGCCAGAAAACGAATCGCGCCATCCAGAACGATCCCTTCTGGCAAGACGCTCATCCGGCCGATCCTGAAGATTAGGCATTTTGAAATGTCAAAAAACATGGAGGACTGATTATGCATCGGGAAAAAGACGTGATCACCACAAGCGGTGCCGGAACCCTTTCACGCCGAAGATTCCTCAAGGCGGCCGCCATTCTAGGCCTTGCGGGAACAACGGCGACGGTTACGCAATTTCCTTCACTGGGAAAGGCTCAGGAATCGTCAACTTCCCAAAGAGTTCCCCAACGACCTTTTGGAGCTTCCAAGATTCCCGTATCCGTTTTGTCTTTGGGAGGTATGTTTGACACAGGATCCAACCAGACTTTGCTTCGGCAGGCTTTGCGTTGGGGTGTGACTTATTGGGACACGGCGGACTGTTACGGAGGCGGTCGCAGTGAAGAGGGTATCGGTGCTTTTTTTGCGCGATTTCCTGAAACAAGAAAAGAAGTGTTTCTGGTAACCAAATCTGATGCTCGAGATCCCGCCGGAATGACCAAACTGCTGCAACGCAGTCTGGAACGCATGCAAACGGACTGGATTGATCTGTACTTTCTGCATGCCGTAGATGACATTAAAGAACTGACACAGGATGTGCGCCGCTGGGCGGAGCAAGCAAAAGCTTCGGGGAAAATTCGCCTTTTCGGCTTCAGTACCCACGCCAATATGGCTCAGTGCCTGGAAGGAGCGGCTCGGCTGGGTTGGGTGGACGGCATAATGTTTACTTACAATTTTCGACTCATGCACGACGATGCCATGAAACGGGCCATTGACCGCTGCGTCGCCGCCGGCATTGGTCTCACAGCCATGAAAACGCAAGGAGGCGGACCTTTTCGAGCGGATTCTTCAGCCGAAGGCGCTTTGGCCGAAAAGCTGCTGGCACGAGGTTTTACGGACAAGCAGGCCAAGCTCAAAGCCGTCTGGGAAGATACACGCATTGCGAGTATCTGTTCACAGATGCCCACCATGACCATCCTCATGAGCAATGTCGCGGCGGCCCTGGATCGAACCTCGCTCAGCCGAGAAGAACAAAACGAATTGCGGCACTATGCCGAAGCCACTCGAAGCCAGTATTGCGCCGGATGCGCCGCTGTCTGTGCTCATGCCGCCCAAGCCCCCATCTTCGACATGATGCGAAGCCTCATGTACGCTCGGGACTATGGCGACATGGCGGCGGCGTGCGAAGTCCTGCAGCCCCTCGCGCAAGGAGGCGTCTTTGCGACCTTGAACGAGGCCCGGCTGAAAGAGGCTGAAAGACGCTGTCCTCATGGTCTTCCCCTTCGCCGCCTTGTGTCTGAAGCGGCCCAGCTTGCTCGAAACCTTAAAATATCGGTTTGAAAAAGCGGGTTAATGTTTCGCTCACATCCGCTTGAAATTGTGTGGAGAAACGGGACGCTTTGAGCTTTCCGTCAAAAAGCGATCTAGCTCTTTTCTCTGAAAAACGGCCTGGAGCCGTCAGATCTCCACGGCCGTTTATGTATGCAAATCTTACGCACCATGTGCAATCCGTTGCACACCCCATGCGGCAATCTTTTGCACACCCCTCGTGGATACGGGAATCCGCCTTTTACCACTCCCTTTTGACCAAACCCATATCCTACTGACTTTTCATGAAAACTTCCTTCCTCGTTTCATGCGTTTTGAATTCTCGTTACTTGGCACACCCCTTGCTGTGCGTTTAGGCACGGAAAAAAATAGAGGCTTTTCTGAACGCTTGATTCATGGATCTTAGAACTGCGAAGGAGAGGAGCTTTTTATGAAAAGGTTCATGCCGTTTTGGCTTTTCCTGGCCTTATGCCTGTTTTCCGTAACACCATGCCTCGGAACCCCATTTACCTTTTACGACGACAGTATATATTGGCCTGGTTGGGCAAATAACTCACCGTCTGACAATGGTAAGGACACCATCGGCGATCCAAATTTTACGGGCGGCACGGTTAAAATCGATGAACTTGGGTATTTAACCCAAATTACGTTTTCCTTTGCCTCTTGGGGCAATACGAACAACGGCTGGAACAAACTGGAGCCTGGGGATCTTTTCTTAAGCATTGATAATGATACGAACTGGGAATACGTCGTCTATACGGACAATAACAAATTAGACGGCACAATACCTTCCCCGTGGAATTATAATCTCTATGCCATAGACATTTCTTTAGACAATGGAAGCGCTTATCAAACATCCGGACAGGATAACACAGGCTTCTGGAGTGGTTATAATATTCGTCACAACCACCCCATCGGGCTGAATTCCCTTCCCAGTGGTGCATCTCTGGAGGGAGCTGTGGAGTTTAGTGGCTGGGGAACCACAAATCTGACTTTTATCTTCCCTGCTGACAAGATTCTTCTCGATGCGGGTCTGCTCACCATTGGGTTTACTGTGAACTGCGCAAATGATGTCATCTACGAAACAGTTGAGTTATCACTTCCACCTCAGAATGTGGTCCCCGAGCCCGCCTCGATGCTTCTTATGGGATCAGGACTGGTGGGTTTGGCAGGTTTTCTGCGCGCTCGAAAAAAGGGAAACGGTAAAAGAACCGCAGCACAGTCGTGATGTGAAAAGACTTCCAACCGTAAAGAGTCTGACATAAGACGTAAAACCTTTAAAGAAACCGACAGACCGGCGGCATTGTCTTCCTTCAGTGCCGCCGGCTTTTTGTTTTCATCTTTCAGGCGTTCTATGGGGCGTGGGTCGAACAGGGACTTTGCCTTGAAGAAAGGTTTTAACGGCACCGATGGAGACTTCGTTTCGGTGAAAAATACCGGCGGCTAGGGCCGATTCCGCCCGTGTTCGCGTAAAGACTTCCAGAAAGTGTTCCGCGCAGCCGGCTCCACTGGAAGCAATCACGGGAAGGCCCACGGACTCTTTGACGGCGTTGATGAGCTCCACATCAAATCCCATATTGGTGCCGTCCCGGTCGATACAGTTGAGCAGAATCTCGCCGGCTCCCAATTCCTCGCACACTCGAGCCAGAGTCACAGCATCCACGGGTCTTCCTTCCCGCCCTCCTTTGATGGTGCACTGATACCAACAATAACGTTCTCCATGCGGCCCCGGGATTTGTGTTTCCAACACATGATGGGGCACTTCATGCGGGGAGGCTACATAAACCCTTCGCGGATCGATGGAAATAACCACAGCCTGGCTGCCGTAAAGACGTGAAATGGTTTCAATCGCGCTTCGGCCTGTGGCTTTTCCCGTGCGTAGCACATCTTCAACGATGAGCACAGCGTCGCTTCCGATAGAAACTTTATCGGCTCCGGACCGAAAGTAGGCGGAAGCTACCTGAAGCGCACTGTATTCGGTGCCGTCCTTATCCACATAATCTCGAATGCCGCCTCCGATGGTCAAGGGCACAAAGACATTTTCTGAAGTCCTTTCAAGGACTTCAAGCATGGGAAGATCCTTGAGGGGAAAATCGCGAAAGCCGGTAATGTTCAGAAAAGTGATTTCGTCGGCCCCTTCCTCGTAGTAGCGTCGCGCCAAATCCACGGGTTTTCCCAAGTTACGGACCACACCTTTTTCACGCACATCGTACTGGTCCCCTTTGGTCACCACCAGGTCTCCCTGATCGTTGGATCGCACATCCAGGCAGGCGATAATGCGCTTGGCCAGCTGGGTTCGCGCCGGGGCTTTGGGCGGAAGCACGCTCGGTGCCTCCAAAGCTTCCAGAAAATTTTTAAGAATTCCGAGGCCGACAGAGCCGCTCTTTTCAGGGTGAAACTGCACGGCGGCCACACGCCCCTTTTGCACGGCACTTACGAATTCTCGGCCGTAATCGGTTGTCGTAAGAACCAACTCGGAATCTTCGGGATCCACGTGGTAGGAATGCACAAAATAGAATTTTTCCTCACCCTCCAAACCTTGAAACAGGGCTGAGGGTTTACGCGGTTTGATACCATTCCAGCCGATGTGCGGCACGGCCAGATTCACTCGAAACCGGCGTACCCTGCCTTTGAAGAAACCAAGGCCTTCCTCGCTGGGATCTTCTTCACTCCTTTGAAACAGGACCTGAAGGCCCAAACAAATGCCCAGAAAAGGGCGGTTCGCTTCCAAGTAACGGCGCAGAGGTTCCACAAATCCTTTGTTTCGAAGCGCCCGCATCATGGACCCGAAAGCGCCCACTCCTGGAAAGACCAGCTTTTCCGCAGACAAAATATCCTCGGCACTTTGCACGAAACGCACCGAATGCCCAAGGCTTTGAATGGCGTTGACCACACTTCGCACATTTCCCGCGCCGTAATCCAAAAGTGTCACCATGATGCTGGATCCTCCTAGAGCCTATTCAAGAACGACAAAAACCTTTGGATCGATTGCCGTTCGTGCATAGGGGCGAGGCGTCGCCTCGCCCCTTGAAATCTGAAACGGGTTTTTCTGGAAGCGGAAGGCCTTGGCCCACACTGATCGCAGACGAAGCGCCTCGACTTTCCTGACAGGTTCGTGTTCAGACGTGTGCTGAGCGCTTTGCTTTTCCACATAATTCGTCAGGTCGATCGGATATGACGGCGGAAACACTCCAGTTTTGAAGCTTTTGAACCCTGGTGGAATCGTTCACGGTCCAGGCAATGACGGGAATCCCCTCGTTGCGGCATGCCTCTATCATTTCCGGGTGCACTCGGCTTTGCTCGGGATGAAAAGAGAAAGCTTTCCAAGCCCTCACAAGACCCACGGGATCCTTGACGTCATCGCTGACCAAAACTCCGGTTGCCACCGGAACCTTCAGGGCCCGAACTCGGGAAAGCACCTCTAAGTGAAAAGAAGACAAGAGCACTTGAGAAACCATGCCCAGTTCGGTGATGAGTCTCAACGTCTCTTGCACAAGTCGCTCGTGATGTTCCGCCTTTCCCTTGATCTCCACGTTGACCAGCCATCCAAGGTTTCGAGTCATTTCAAGAGCTTCCCTTAGAGTCGGAATGCGCAGGACCTTGGATGGGGTTTGATGGGCATTGTCATGGAGCTTATTTTTTCTAAAGTCTACAATATTAAGAGCCGCCAATTCCGACCGAGAGAAGTTCCACACATACCAGGGTCGTCGTTCCGGGTAAAGACTTGGCGCATTTGTGGTTCGTTCCAGAGTGTCGTCATGAAGCACCATGGGAACCCCATCAGCGGAAAGTTGCACATCCAATTCCCAAAAATGGGCTCCAGATCGAAACCCGAGCAAAGCTGTCTCCAAGGTGTTTTCCGGCCCCAGAGCCAATCCTCCTCGATGCGCTCCAATCCAAAACACATTGGATTCCCTAAGATCTTTCCACGTCGCCATGGCCCCTTCTCGACACCCCGTCACCATTGCTCTACAGCCCGCGCCTAAGGTTGCAACCCCATGTTTCGTAAAGGAGAAAGGAGCTGCCCGTGCCCGTCCATATTGTGAACCATCCGCTCGTTCGCC contains the following coding sequences:
- a CDS encoding DUF6599 family protein gives rise to the protein MAGQPASRPSRSERYLSWGLLGLLVVITVLIFAFSRSPDPYLSGTANTALPHSHRQTAPSQSLETALPDLSQALAPALVASEKAEHFDAQTLADKIDGKAELYLEAGFQSLKTQRVKLKEHSDIWAEFFLFVMHSDQSAFAVFSQQRRSSAIPIPDVAFGYRAANVVCAAAGPYYVEGVGSAEDEHLMEALTETLSALVRSIPSSDQILRTLEWFPESLRAHERAVLYLGSAFGYDGFQETFAVPTGADMDSMTVFVAKSVKDWSGREAAEAYVRYLEEAGAKRLSGANPDEELVIVDFFGFVEVVFSHQELVAGVHEAEQKQTAERTASEFREKLKNRKALDFKEEEGR
- a CDS encoding DUF362 domain-containing protein, which translates into the protein MKKPEGSSSVDSPRRRFLARGLRYGLGLAALWATGLSHSDWVGPTGETEKDKEWQGPFDWSVSNAPKAVVVVTGSNRAACCEAGLAALGGIKQFISPKDRVFIKVNAAFASPPALGATSHPELVEAVVRSCLKAGASQVVVSDNPINDPASCFRLTGIADAVRRSGGTLWIPESRRFQAVTLPDGRYLNQWPSWTAPFLTADKVINLAPVKHHHRAGASMICKNWYGLLGGPRNLFHQNVHDVIAELAALFRPTLVILDGITAMMTNGPTGGSLADLKETRTLIVSPDPVAADALGAQILNIDPHKLPYLRQAERFGAGSLDLKNMVVHRVHV
- a CDS encoding 4Fe-4S binding protein — encoded protein: MRIHHVRRISQAYFLMLFLFFCAVTRVGVHWTEIRAWPVNWFLQLNPLNALSTALGTGTLFAGLFWGLVTLSITLLFGRFFCGWICPLGTLHHLMGWLASRRQTFSQRMADNAPHGAHQLKFYFLFFFLGMACGPLWTLDRWAHWETGAKTFTLLGAVVFLVLATGFREKQLSPKAPFRIEEGLLGTLVFVLGLLLARFPAAVGSLQTGLLDPIALIQRSLNQVVFPALGLFQPQGLSGNRWTQGAWLLGTVFFTALGLNFIKPRFYCRYLCPAGALMHLVGQRSLWRMTRIEDRCTDCKRCETVCDAACRPSGELMAGECTLCSNCLVICPEKAITYTWAQPAFGVSSLSPVNLSRRRTLAALGVGLLAAPVSRLDGLVQRRFPPTVVRPPGSLPEPEFLRRCIKCGQCLRICPTNVLQPALWEAGLEGLWTPVLDFRAGTSGCQYQCVACSRICPTAAIRRLTLDEKHGTGDFAARGPVRIGAAFVDRNRCLPWAFGKPCIVCEENCPVSPKAIQTVETLEKLPLPPLCVTAREGNRWIVHGFRPLENAVPLDNLWLVQDPLDRSQHWPIRDWGDGWIQVSYVEQTSGQGEASFEDSPCSVYLAVKLKRPVVDLTRCVGCGICEHECPVRGVPAIRVSPENESRHPERSLLARRSSGRS
- a CDS encoding aldo/keto reductase, which codes for MHREKDVITTSGAGTLSRRRFLKAAAILGLAGTTATVTQFPSLGKAQESSTSQRVPQRPFGASKIPVSVLSLGGMFDTGSNQTLLRQALRWGVTYWDTADCYGGGRSEEGIGAFFARFPETRKEVFLVTKSDARDPAGMTKLLQRSLERMQTDWIDLYFLHAVDDIKELTQDVRRWAEQAKASGKIRLFGFSTHANMAQCLEGAARLGWVDGIMFTYNFRLMHDDAMKRAIDRCVAAGIGLTAMKTQGGGPFRADSSAEGALAEKLLARGFTDKQAKLKAVWEDTRIASICSQMPTMTILMSNVAAALDRTSLSREEQNELRHYAEATRSQYCAGCAAVCAHAAQAPIFDMMRSLMYARDYGDMAAACEVLQPLAQGGVFATLNEARLKEAERRCPHGLPLRRLVSEAAQLARNLKISV
- a CDS encoding PEP-CTERM sorting domain-containing protein, whose product is MKRFMPFWLFLALCLFSVTPCLGTPFTFYDDSIYWPGWANNSPSDNGKDTIGDPNFTGGTVKIDELGYLTQITFSFASWGNTNNGWNKLEPGDLFLSIDNDTNWEYVVYTDNNKLDGTIPSPWNYNLYAIDISLDNGSAYQTSGQDNTGFWSGYNIRHNHPIGLNSLPSGASLEGAVEFSGWGTTNLTFIFPADKILLDAGLLTIGFTVNCANDVIYETVELSLPPQNVVPEPASMLLMGSGLVGLAGFLRARKKGNGKRTAAQS
- the hisF gene encoding imidazole glycerol phosphate synthase subunit HisF, translating into MVTLLDYGAGNVRSVVNAIQSLGHSVRFVQSAEDILSAEKLVFPGVGAFGSMMRALRNKGFVEPLRRYLEANRPFLGICLGLQVLFQRSEEDPSEEGLGFFKGRVRRFRVNLAVPHIGWNGIKPRKPSALFQGLEGEEKFYFVHSYHVDPEDSELVLTTTDYGREFVSAVQKGRVAAVQFHPEKSGSVGLGILKNFLEALEAPSVLPPKAPARTQLAKRIIACLDVRSNDQGDLVVTKGDQYDVREKGVVRNLGKPVDLARRYYEEGADEITFLNITGFRDFPLKDLPMLEVLERTSENVFVPLTIGGGIRDYVDKDGTEYSALQVASAYFRSGADKVSIGSDAVLIVEDVLRTGKATGRSAIETISRLYGSQAVVISIDPRRVYVASPHEVPHHVLETQIPGPHGERYCWYQCTIKGGREGRPVDAVTLARVCEELGAGEILLNCIDRDGTNMGFDVELINAVKESVGLPVIASSGAGCAEHFLEVFTRTRAESALAAGIFHRNEVSIGAVKTFLQGKVPVRPTPHRTPER
- a CDS encoding glycerophosphodiester phosphodiesterase family protein, whose translation is MATWKDLRESNVFWIGAHRGGLALGPENTLETALLGFRSGAHFWELDVQLSADGVPMVLHDDTLERTTNAPSLYPERRPWYVWNFSRSELAALNIVDFRKNKLHDNAHQTPSKVLRIPTLREALEMTRNLGWLVNVEIKGKAEHHERLVQETLRLITELGMVSQVLLSSFHLEVLSRVRALKVPVATGVLVSDDVKDPVGLVRAWKAFSFHPEQSRVHPEMIEACRNEGIPVIAWTVNDSTRVQKLQNWSVSAVISDRPDELCGKAKRSAHV